Part of the Paludisphaera borealis genome, CGACCGTGAAGCGGCGGCGCGTCCTTGGGATGCCGGAGGCCGAAGAACTCCAGCAGCGTGGGCAAAAGGTCGACCGTCTGCACGATCGCCTGATGCCGGCCGCCGCCGAACTTGCCGCCGGGCATGCGGACGATGAGCGGGGTGTGGACCAACTCCTCGTACAGCCAGGGGCGGAACCGCCGGACGTAGCCGTGCTCGCCGAGCGGCTCGCCCTGGTCGCTCGTGAAGACGATGAGGGTGTCTTCCATCCGTCCCATGCGTTCGAGGGCGTCGAACAGCTCGCCCAGCCAGCGGTCGACGAGCGTGACGGTTCCGGCGTAGGTCCGTCGCAGCCGGAACAGCTCGGCTTCGGTCAGAACGTCGCCCACCGCGCCGGCGGGGACGTCCATCAGGACCGGCACGTCCTCGATGTCGATCTGGTGCTCGTTTTCGAGCATCTCGTCCACGAGGTTGCCCTCGTCGTCGGACTCGAATTCGTCGGGCTCGATCGTCGCGTACTGGTCGCGATACTCGGCGGGCGGGTCCCAAGGGCCGTGGGGGCTGAACATGTCGAGCCAGAGCAGGAACGGCTGAGTGTCGTCCTTGCGGCGGTCGAGCCAGTCGATCGCCGTCTTGACGGTCCGCGCGACGCCCGAATTCTCCTCGTCTTCGGTCTTCAGGACCTTGCGGTTGCGGAGAAGCTGCTCCCAGCGCGTTTTCCAGAGTTCTTGCTGCTCGGGCTCGTCGTCGGGCGGCAGCCGCAGGCCCGGCTCGTCGTCAAGGCTGACGCCGCGGGCCCTCGAGTCGTTCGCCGGGATCAACGGGTCGTACCCCTGACCCCGGACCCAGATCACGTCGTCGAACCCGCGACCGTAGCCCATACCGGTCTCGCGCAGGAGCGGGACGTCGGAGATCAGGGCCGTTCGCACCCCCTGGTTCCAGAGCAGGTCGGGCAGGATCGTTTCGTCCGGCTCCAGCGGGGTCCAGCCCAGCTCGGGGTTGGGGAACCCGTACCTCCCGGTCCACCAGCTCCGCCGCGTGGGAAGCGTGGTGAGGTTCTCCGGGAAGTGGTGGTCGAAGACCACGCCCTGAGAAGCCAGGCGGTCGAGGTGGGGCGTCTCGATCCAGGCGTTTCCGTAAGCACCGAGAAATCCCAGGTGCAGGCTGTTGCAGACGACGACGATGGCGTTCATGTCGCCCATTGTAACCGGACGTCCGGCCAGAACCAGCGGACTCTTGCGACGGATTCGCCCCGAACGCGCGGCTCGTCGACCTAACCGGCGCCGGGGCGACGGAGGACGATCAGGGTTTCGCCGCTGTAAACGATCGTGAATCCCTGCTTGACGAAGATCTGGGGGTCGAGTCCCTTGCCCCGAATGAACATCCACTGGAACTCTGGGCCAAGCTGGGGGAAGCCCCGCGGCTTGTTGGCGTCCATGATGTAGCTGCACAGGAGTTTACGAGACGAGAGCGGGGCGGTGAACTCGTAGGCGGCGAGCACGCCGTCGTCGGGGCCGACCTGGCTGGCGAACGACCAGAAAGGTTCGACGTCGTCTTTGCCGACGGCGATGGGAATCCCTTCCATCCGGGTCAAAACCTCGTTCAATCCGGTCGTGAGGAGGATCGTGGCGAGCACCCAGCTCAGGCCCAGCACGAACATCCCTCCCCAGCGGCGGGACAGCCAGTTCGCCCACTGGGCGTAGCCGACCAGGCCGGCGGCGAGCAGCATCGAGACCATCGGAGCCGCGTAACGGACGTGGTGCCACGACTCGCCCGACAACAACCGAAGCGCCCAACGGCCGTTGCACAGGCTCCAGATCCACGGCAGCGCCAGAACGCCCGCCCCCGGCGCGAAGAGGGCGAAGAACGGCCACCCGCCCGCGCCGTTCCAGAGCATGTCGCCGGCGGTTTCGAGCGTCTGGGGGATCGTCGCCTTGGGGCCCGTGAACTGGTCGATGTACCTCTCGGGGGCGTAGCTGCCGACCATCAGCTTCAGATAACCGAAGAAACCGAACAGCAGCCAGACCAGCCCGACGTCGAACAGCACCAGCCGCCAGACGGTCTTCCGCGAAAGGTCTTCGGGCTCGCGAGCCGGTAGGAAGGCGAGCGACGCCACGACGACCGCGAATTCCTGGCGGCACGCAAGCATCCCCGCGACGCCCGCCGCGGTAAGCCGGAGCCGCCGGCTTCGCACGCCCTGGACCGCCCAGAGGACGAACGGGAACACAAGCTGAAGCTCGCGGAAATCGTTCCAGACCAGCGGCCAGAGCAGGGGGGTGAGTGGCACCAGGGCGACCGCCGACAGCGCGACGGCCTCCGATTTCGATTCCGACCGCACCAGCGTATAGGCGGCCGGAATCAGCCACCAGAACATCACGTTCTGGATCACCAGCAGCGTGCGAGGGTCGGGAAAGGCCTTGTAGATCGGAGCCAGGATGAACCGGATCGGCGCCAGGTAGTTCATCTTCCAGATCGACGGCCCCTCGGTGCCGTACGAGGCGAGCGGCCGGACCGACAGTACGCCGTCCCCCTCGGTGAGCGCCCAGAACCACTGGTTGTAGTACGCCAGGTCCCACGACCATCCGGTCCGCAGGTCGTGATAACGGTGGAGCGCCTGGACCGTCGTGAAGGCGGTCAGCCCGGCCGTCAACGTCGCCACGATCATCCACGAGACGACGCGCCTGTCGATTGCCATCACCCGCCGATCCAGACAGAGGAGAATCACGTCGACGCCGGCCGGAGAAACGGCTTTCCGACCGCTGCGGGCTTCATTATAGACGGTCCGTCCCCAGATTCGATCGCCCTCCTTACGAGAACGGGAAATCGCGAGCAACGATCCGCCGTGGTCGGGAACCAGGTCCTAGAATCGTGTGTCCAATGGACGTTTTTCCCGCCGAGGGCGCGGGAGGGGCTCGGGCCGAATCGCGGCCGATCGACGACGACGCCGGGGACGGGACCATGGCGGTGATGATCGAGGAGCGGGGGCTGATCACGGTAGGACAGGACGTCCTGGATCGCGTCCGCGCACTTTATTCGGAAGGCGACTGCCTGGAGGCTTACGAGGTCGCCAGGGCAGTCGGTCCGCTCGGGAGCTGGACCGGGACGGCCGCGCGGGTGCTGGCCGGACGGCTGGCGAGGCACCTGGGCGGGTTCCGGCTGGGTACGGCCTTGCATCTGCGCGCCTGGCGAGCCGACCCGACCGACCCGGAGGCGTGCTACTACCATGCGCGGGCGATGATCGGCCGGCGGGGGCCTCTGGCGGCCTGGGAATTCCTCCGGCGGATCGGGCCGCTCGAAGCCGCGACCGACGAGGTTCGCTCCGATTGGCTGGCGTCGCACGCGATCGCCCTGGGGGCGCTCCGCGATTTCGACGCCGCCGAGGCGTACCTGACCGAGGCCGAGCGGGTCGCGCCGGGGCGGGCCTGGCTTCGGGTCGAGCGGTCGAGCTTGTTCGAGATGGAGGACCGCTACGACGAAGCCCTGGCCGCCGCGCGCGAGGCCCTCGCGCTGCGTCCCTGGTACATCCCGGCCGTGCAGGCGACCGCCGGACTCCTGCAACTGCTCGACCGCGAGGCCGAAGCCGTGGCCCTCTTGACCGAGGCGTCCGACCGGCTCGCCAGCGGGGCGGTCTCGGCGCAACTGGCGACCGTGCAGTTCGAGCTGGGACGCTTCGACGACGCGATGCGGAGCCTCGACCGGTTCGCCGCGCTCGCGCCGCTGATCGACCCGCCGACCCGCCGCTGGCTCGCCGGCCGCCGCTCGGATGCGGCCTATCGTCTGGGCGACCTCGCGTCGGCCGTCGCGTTCGCGCGTGAGTGCGGCGAGCCGTTTTTCAAGACCGTGGCCGATCGGATCGAGGCCGCCGACGTCGACGACCGCCGCGTCCGCCTCGCCGTCGGCTTCGTCCGCCAGCACCACCAGACGTGCGGCCCGGCGACGCTCTCGGCCCTGGCCCGGTTCTGGGGGAGGGAGGCCGACCACCTCGAAGTCGCCGGCGAGATCTGCTACGATGGCACGCCCGACCATCTTGAGCGTTCGTGGGCCGAGGCCAACGGCTGGACCGCCCGCGAGTTCACCGTGACCTGGGACTCGGCTCTCGCCCTGCTCGACCGGGGCGTTCCGTTCACGCTGACGACCGTCGAGACCCAGAGCGCGCACCTTCAAGCCGTCATCGGCTACGACGCCCGGCGCGGGACGCTCTTGATCCGCGACCCCACCCTGCCGCACGAGGGGGAGGCGCTGGGCGAGCCCTTTCTGAAACGCTATCGATCGGTCGGCCCGCGCGGGATGGCGATGATCCCCCGCGATCACGCCGAGTTGTTCGACGGCCTCGATCTGCCCGAGTCGAACCTCTACGATCACCTGAATCGCATGCAGGTCGCGCTCCGGGATCATGACCGCGAGGCCGCCGCGGCCGCGCTCGACGCGCTGCGGGCCGAGGCGCCGGGCCACCGGCTGACGCACCACGCCCGCAGACTGCTGGCGATCTACGACGTCGACGCGCCGGCGATGCTCTCGGTCCTTGAGGCGCTGCGCGCGGCCTTCCCCGACGACGTCAACCTCCGGCTCTCGCAGCTTTCGTGCCTTCGCGAGCTGGGGCGGCGCGACGACCGACTGGCTCTCTATCGCGAGGTCTGCGCCGGCCGTTCGGCCGACCCGATCCTTTGCCGCCAGTACGCCCAGGAGCTGTTGACCGACGCGCGTGAGCACCCGGCCGCCGAGCGGCTCGCCCGCCGGGCCCTTCGCGCCCGCCCGGCCGACGCACTCGGCCTGTACGTTCTCGCCCGCATCGCGTGGGACGCGGGCCGGCTCGACGGCGCGATCGAGCTTTATCGATTCGCCTCGTGCCTTGAAGACAAGAACGAGGGATTGGTTCGCTCTTACTTCAGCGCGGCCCGTCACGTTCACCGCGAAGATGAGCCGCTCAGGCTGATGGCGGCGCGTTGCCGACGGTTCGGGGCGATATCGTCGCAGCCGGCGCGGACGCTCCACGAGGCGCTCTCGATCCTCGAAAGCGCCGTCGAGGCGGCGGCCGTGCTCGACGAGGCGCTGCGGCTTCGGCCGGACGACGGCGAGCTGATCCTGTTCGCGGCCGAGGCCGACGCAGTGACCGGCGAGTTCGACCGCGCGGCCGCACGGCTCGACGAGGCGCGCGGCCATTGCCGACGCGGCGACTGGCTGCGCGCCGCCGCGGGTCTGGCGTCGAATCGCGGCGATCTCGTCGCCGCGCTGGGGCTCTGGCGGGAGGTTCTCGAAGCCGAGCCCGCCGTTCTCGACGCCAACCGCGCCGTCGCCCGGCTCCTGGCCGAGACCGAGGACCGGTCCGCGGCTCTGGCTCATCTGACGCAGGCCTGCGAGCGGTCGCCGCACAACTACGCGCTGAACCAGGCCCTCATCGAGCGGCTCCGCGCGGAGGGCTCTGACGAGGCTGAACTCGCCCTCCGCCGCCTTCTGGACGTCCACCCGGCCGACGCCTGGGGGCGCCGCGAGCTGGCGCTTTTCCTCGGCGAGCACGGAAGGGCCGACGAGGCGGCGGCCGAGATGGAGATCGCCTCGGCGATCGAGCCGCTGAGCACGGTTGAGGCGTCGGTGCGCGGGATCGTTCTCGAGCACGCCGGCGGTCTCGCCGAGGCTCGCGAGGCGTACCGCGAGGCGATCCGCCGCGACATTGACAACGAGTCGGCCGTCAGCCGCCTGATCGAGACCTGCGACTCGCAGTCCGAGCGGCTCGAAGCGCTCGCGTTCATCGAGAGCGAGCTGGCGCGGCAGGTCACGTTCGGCGACGGCCTGCTCGCGTTCGCTCGCCGTGCCGACGGTACGCTCGGCCCCGACGATCTTCTGGCCACGCTCCTCCGTGCCCTGGAGGCGCGCCCGGACCTCTGGCATGCCTGGTCGGCCGTGATTTGCGAGCGGATCGGTCGGGGCGACCTCGACGAGGCCGACGCCCTGGCCCGCCAGGCCGTCGAGCGGTTCCCGCTGCTGCCGAGGCTTTGGCTCGACCGCGCCGCCGTCTGCCGCGCCCGAAGCGACCGCGACGGCGAGCACGAGGCGCTCGGCCGCGCCTTGCGGATCAACCCCGGCTGGGGCACGGCCGCCCGCGAGCTTTCGCAAGCGCTGGAACGCGAGGGGAAGAATGAGGAGTCGCGCGCGGTTCTCGAACGCGCCGCGGCCTACTCACCGCTCGACGCCGTCAATCACGGCTACCTGGCCGACACGCTCTGGCTGTTGGGTGAGAAGGAAGCGGCGGTCGAGCGTATGGCCCGCTCGTTGCGGATCGACCCGGGGTACGAGTGGGCCTGGCGGACCCTGGCCGTCTGGTCGCGTGAGCTGGAACGGCCCGAGGCGACGGCCGAGCTGGCTCGCGAGGTCGCCCAGCAGCGGCGCGGAGACAGCCGGGCCTGGCTGGCGCTGGCGCGAATGCTCAGCGGGCCCTCGACCCTGGACGAGCGGCTCGAAGCGCTCGACCGCGCCGCCGCCCTCGCCCCTCGCAGCGCCGAGCCGCACGACCTGAAGGCGGAGGTTCTCGCCGAGTCGGGCCGATTCGACGAGGCCGAGGCTGCCTGCCGGCCGCCGTCGTGGGGCGACCGTCCGCCGCTCACGCTCCGGGGCCGCGCCGCGTGGATCGCCGCCCGTCGCGGCGACCTCGCCGGGGCTGTCGCCCGGATGCGCCCGGTGCTCGACGAGAACCCCGGCTATTACTGGGGGTGGAATCTGCTCGTCGAGTGGGTTCGCGACGCCGGTTCCAACGACGAGTATCTCGAAGCGACCGAGGGCCTGGTCCGGCTGTCTTCCGACGACGCGGTCTCCCACGCCTACCGCGGCGAGGCCCTGCTCCGCGCCGAAGACCCCGCCGGGGCGAAGCTGAGTTTCCGTCGCGCCCTGGAGTTGGCGCCCTCGCACGAATTCGCCGCGATGAACCTGTTCGATCTCGAGTTGGCCGATGGGGAGATCGACGCCGCGAGGACCACCCTTGAGGCGCTCAAAACCCACGGCGACGGCGGCGCCTTCGTCATCTCTCGCGAGGTCCAGTGGCACGCCGCCCGCGCCGAGCCCGGCGACCGCGCGGCGGCCCGCGAGGCGCTCGAACGGCTCAGCCTCGCGGGCGACGTCGGGTCGGAGTGGCCGTTCCGCGCCGCCGTCGACGCCTTGACCAGGTCCGGCTGGGGGCAGGACGCCGATTCGGCCTACGCCAAAGCACTGGAGCGGCCCGACGCCGCTTCGGCCATCGGTATGATCTGGGCTGAGCGATGGGGGGGCCGTCGCGACTGGCGCCAAGCCCGCAAG contains:
- a CDS encoding C39 family peptidase, with amino-acid sequence MDVFPAEGAGGARAESRPIDDDAGDGTMAVMIEERGLITVGQDVLDRVRALYSEGDCLEAYEVARAVGPLGSWTGTAARVLAGRLARHLGGFRLGTALHLRAWRADPTDPEACYYHARAMIGRRGPLAAWEFLRRIGPLEAATDEVRSDWLASHAIALGALRDFDAAEAYLTEAERVAPGRAWLRVERSSLFEMEDRYDEALAAAREALALRPWYIPAVQATAGLLQLLDREAEAVALLTEASDRLASGAVSAQLATVQFELGRFDDAMRSLDRFAALAPLIDPPTRRWLAGRRSDAAYRLGDLASAVAFARECGEPFFKTVADRIEAADVDDRRVRLAVGFVRQHHQTCGPATLSALARFWGREADHLEVAGEICYDGTPDHLERSWAEANGWTAREFTVTWDSALALLDRGVPFTLTTVETQSAHLQAVIGYDARRGTLLIRDPTLPHEGEALGEPFLKRYRSVGPRGMAMIPRDHAELFDGLDLPESNLYDHLNRMQVALRDHDREAAAAALDALRAEAPGHRLTHHARRLLAIYDVDAPAMLSVLEALRAAFPDDVNLRLSQLSCLRELGRRDDRLALYREVCAGRSADPILCRQYAQELLTDAREHPAAERLARRALRARPADALGLYVLARIAWDAGRLDGAIELYRFASCLEDKNEGLVRSYFSAARHVHREDEPLRLMAARCRRFGAISSQPARTLHEALSILESAVEAAAVLDEALRLRPDDGELILFAAEADAVTGEFDRAAARLDEARGHCRRGDWLRAAAGLASNRGDLVAALGLWREVLEAEPAVLDANRAVARLLAETEDRSAALAHLTQACERSPHNYALNQALIERLRAEGSDEAELALRRLLDVHPADAWGRRELALFLGEHGRADEAAAEMEIASAIEPLSTVEASVRGIVLEHAGGLAEAREAYREAIRRDIDNESAVSRLIETCDSQSERLEALAFIESELARQVTFGDGLLAFARRADGTLGPDDLLATLLRALEARPDLWHAWSAVICERIGRGDLDEADALARQAVERFPLLPRLWLDRAAVCRARSDRDGEHEALGRALRINPGWGTAARELSQALEREGKNEESRAVLERAAAYSPLDAVNHGYLADTLWLLGEKEAAVERMARSLRIDPGYEWAWRTLAVWSRELERPEATAELAREVAQQRRGDSRAWLALARMLSGPSTLDERLEALDRAAALAPRSAEPHDLKAEVLAESGRFDEAEAACRPPSWGDRPPLTLRGRAAWIAARRGDLAGAVARMRPVLDENPGYYWGWNLLVEWVRDAGSNDEYLEATEGLVRLSSDDAVSHAYRGEALLRAEDPAGAKLSFRRALELAPSHEFAAMNLFDLELADGEIDAARTTLEALKTHGDGGAFVISREVQWHAARAEPGDRAAAREALERLSLAGDVGSEWPFRAAVDALTRSGWGQDADSAYAKALERPDAASAIGMIWAERWGGRRDWRQARKLPPLLAAGGESAHQALAAYIKALGQARRRFRLSSSIRRHRASLRGHAWCWGMVGYALTNLGRNRAAVRWLADWPDRADVEPWMLVNLVISFRALGRDEEAARVSRHALELPASHGTSDHILWLALDDLLEGRADEAARRLDGLDSAPFDATKRYLYDLALILRDVERAEPAARRRVAILARRDVKSLNRESYVSPSDFNAVLSVFRRAARRLAHHVGPWRGRVSLLEFCPPNRA
- a CDS encoding sulfatase, with amino-acid sequence MNAIVVVCNSLHLGFLGAYGNAWIETPHLDRLASQGVVFDHHFPENLTTLPTRRSWWTGRYGFPNPELGWTPLEPDETILPDLLWNQGVRTALISDVPLLRETGMGYGRGFDDVIWVRGQGYDPLIPANDSRARGVSLDDEPGLRLPPDDEPEQQELWKTRWEQLLRNRKVLKTEDEENSGVARTVKTAIDWLDRRKDDTQPFLLWLDMFSPHGPWDPPAEYRDQYATIEPDEFESDDEGNLVDEMLENEHQIDIEDVPVLMDVPAGAVGDVLTEAELFRLRRTYAGTVTLVDRWLGELFDALERMGRMEDTLIVFTSDQGEPLGEHGYVRRFRPWLYEELVHTPLIVRMPGGKFGGGRHQAIVQTVDLLPTLLEFFGLRHPKDAPPLHGRDILPLIRGEQTKIRDYACLGMDAEEFAIRTHMWHLVLPLVNDPEEPRLSELYRKPEDRWDQNNVIEQHTEVAEHLELTLRRFVEALGRDALDDLFPLRDVARFSQ
- a CDS encoding DUF2079 domain-containing protein, with product MAIDRRVVSWMIVATLTAGLTAFTTVQALHRYHDLRTGWSWDLAYYNQWFWALTEGDGVLSVRPLASYGTEGPSIWKMNYLAPIRFILAPIYKAFPDPRTLLVIQNVMFWWLIPAAYTLVRSESKSEAVALSAVALVPLTPLLWPLVWNDFRELQLVFPFVLWAVQGVRSRRLRLTAAGVAGMLACRQEFAVVVASLAFLPAREPEDLSRKTVWRLVLFDVGLVWLLFGFFGYLKLMVGSYAPERYIDQFTGPKATIPQTLETAGDMLWNGAGGWPFFALFAPGAGVLALPWIWSLCNGRWALRLLSGESWHHVRYAAPMVSMLLAAGLVGYAQWANWLSRRWGGMFVLGLSWVLATILLTTGLNEVLTRMEGIPIAVGKDDVEPFWSFASQVGPDDGVLAAYEFTAPLSSRKLLCSYIMDANKPRGFPQLGPEFQWMFIRGKGLDPQIFVKQGFTIVYSGETLIVLRRPGAG